A genomic segment from Verrucomicrobiota bacterium encodes:
- a CDS encoding DUF4838 domain-containing protein produces MNTTSLKLKSRLLGLGLTLMGASAPMLSAAEPADKPAADVASAFPWQVPKRITEEWDYRGPAGVARDAGGRILVADEFNDQIQVFAPDGKPLMAFGGPGKGDGRLDRPAGIAVDAKGDIYVVDSGSDRIQKFDSKGGFIAKWGGPGSGDGQFCRPQAIAVDAEGNIYVTDTLNYRVQVLGPDGRFRAKWGTQGDGPGQFGWPNGIAVDGRGTVWVTDSRNNRLMSFDSAGKPMTSIGRAEGADLDWPTGVAVDKNGLVYVADSQHRRIKIFSPEGKLQRALGSDGMEGGRFEFLHSLAVSPAGDTLYGTDSTGNRLQVLDAQGADKGAWKVTTEGRFNTPEQIVIDRNGNIHVTDRERSEISILDPRGHQLVAFGEAAVARVPGNFRFKYEAPYAVALDPAGNIHVAEKSLTVYDNKGRYVKEITLKNKGTARGIIIDSKGAMIVLEKSGLVKYAPDGTLIGDLPLTGAEIKEMNQIGQITGDGQDNIYVLQTGGGGNRVLKFDAEGKYVSELQRVDKNTVWKRFQPAGEFFYTVDPSRCEIQKVAADGSLVKKWGGKGRGAGEFGDSIGDIAVAPDGSVYATDPGNHRVQVFSPEGLFLKQIGRYADYPNNGADHRPYRNRIPAATSEPVIAGERPKSYFNQTPPNQLYRDRFASDLELLAKLERGLVDSPAATAESGADYVRLIRHCLNVKGSPDTCADIARMLDAVGQSLQRVRGALPPESPMAAELRRLQQGELEQAVRYLAGRRASLGNCAVWIAGKQLGAATHAIVIPDQPTPSEERAARELRNYLEQMTGQDLPILRDAEADPASRSLLVVGRSNLLPKLGVTVDWEKLGPDGIALNSAGTHLVLAGGQRGALYAVYTFLEDQLGCHWYTPDCTVVPASGERRVDKLALTYVPTFELRDQSSFLAMMSPDWSVRNKYLGDSPMYNDARGGTFRFFPSMGHTFYKAVPPEKYFKEHPEYFSMIKGKRQAGRNAQLCLSNPEVENIMVNYLEENLRLYPWYKIVSVAQEDWGGYCECPQCAAVDAEEGGPSGSIIRFVNRVAERIEKTHPDVLVHTFAYQYSRNVPRLARPRSNVAIQLCSIECNQGRPLGDPADKLNAPFAKDLEEWAKVSKHLYIWDYAADFMHQWLQPNLWSSKPNLELFAAHNVRGVRVQQQYMTTHELQEERTWLLAKLIWNPAADDKALLDEFLKAYYGPAAGPLARYYQQSHDYVQQKNITLGSGFNRQKNAFPLDEIMKYEALFAEATAAAKGDATILRRVEKARLPVLAARIPLEKEMATKAELLDWYERVAKREGMTQCKEKSDGPSLGAWLADQRGNAGNMQSKESQNEAAAP; encoded by the coding sequence ATGAACACAACCTCCCTGAAACTGAAATCCCGCCTGCTTGGGCTGGGCCTGACACTGATGGGGGCTTCAGCCCCAATGCTAAGCGCGGCGGAACCGGCCGACAAACCGGCGGCGGACGTCGCATCGGCATTTCCCTGGCAGGTGCCCAAGCGGATCACCGAAGAGTGGGACTACCGCGGCCCGGCCGGCGTGGCCCGGGATGCCGGTGGCCGGATTCTGGTGGCGGATGAATTCAACGACCAGATCCAGGTGTTCGCTCCCGATGGCAAACCGCTCATGGCTTTCGGCGGTCCGGGCAAAGGGGATGGCCGGCTTGACCGGCCTGCGGGCATCGCCGTGGATGCCAAGGGAGACATTTATGTCGTGGACTCCGGAAGTGACCGGATCCAGAAGTTTGACTCCAAGGGAGGATTCATCGCCAAGTGGGGCGGTCCCGGCAGCGGCGACGGGCAGTTTTGCCGTCCGCAGGCGATCGCCGTGGATGCCGAGGGCAACATCTATGTCACCGACACGCTCAACTACCGGGTGCAGGTCTTGGGGCCGGACGGCCGGTTCCGCGCGAAGTGGGGCACTCAAGGCGATGGCCCCGGACAGTTCGGGTGGCCCAACGGCATTGCGGTCGACGGCCGCGGCACCGTCTGGGTGACCGACAGCCGGAACAACCGGCTCATGAGTTTCGACTCCGCCGGCAAACCGATGACGTCCATCGGCCGGGCCGAAGGGGCTGACTTGGATTGGCCGACGGGTGTGGCGGTCGACAAGAACGGGCTGGTCTATGTGGCCGACAGCCAGCATCGGCGGATCAAGATCTTCTCCCCGGAGGGTAAACTGCAGCGTGCCCTGGGGAGCGACGGCATGGAGGGAGGGCGGTTCGAGTTTCTGCACAGCCTGGCCGTGTCCCCTGCCGGCGATACGCTCTATGGCACCGACTCGACCGGCAACCGTCTTCAGGTTCTCGACGCACAGGGTGCGGACAAGGGAGCTTGGAAAGTGACGACCGAGGGCCGGTTCAACACTCCGGAGCAGATCGTGATTGATCGGAACGGCAACATTCATGTGACCGACAGGGAGCGGAGCGAGATCTCGATCCTGGATCCACGGGGACATCAGTTGGTGGCATTCGGCGAGGCGGCCGTCGCGCGCGTCCCGGGCAATTTCCGTTTCAAATACGAGGCCCCTTACGCTGTGGCGCTGGACCCGGCGGGAAACATCCATGTGGCCGAAAAGTCGCTCACGGTTTATGACAACAAGGGCCGCTACGTGAAGGAAATCACACTGAAAAACAAGGGCACGGCCAGGGGAATCATCATCGACAGCAAAGGTGCGATGATTGTTCTGGAGAAGAGTGGTCTCGTGAAGTATGCGCCGGATGGCACGCTGATCGGTGATCTGCCTCTGACCGGAGCCGAAATCAAGGAGATGAACCAGATTGGCCAGATCACCGGCGATGGGCAGGACAATATCTATGTGCTTCAAACAGGCGGCGGCGGCAATCGGGTTTTGAAATTCGACGCTGAGGGCAAGTATGTTTCCGAGTTGCAGCGGGTGGATAAAAACACCGTCTGGAAACGCTTCCAACCTGCCGGCGAGTTTTTCTACACCGTGGATCCGAGCCGCTGCGAAATCCAGAAAGTCGCCGCCGATGGCAGTTTGGTGAAGAAATGGGGGGGCAAAGGCCGAGGGGCGGGAGAGTTTGGTGATTCCATCGGCGACATCGCGGTGGCGCCGGACGGGAGCGTGTATGCGACCGACCCCGGCAATCATCGCGTCCAAGTCTTTTCGCCGGAGGGCCTCTTCCTCAAGCAGATCGGCCGCTATGCCGACTACCCCAACAACGGCGCGGACCACAGGCCGTATCGCAACCGGATCCCGGCCGCCACCTCCGAGCCGGTGATTGCCGGAGAGCGTCCGAAGTCTTATTTCAACCAAACCCCGCCCAATCAACTCTACCGCGACCGCTTCGCCTCCGACCTCGAGTTGCTGGCCAAGCTGGAACGGGGCCTCGTGGACTCCCCGGCGGCAACGGCAGAGTCCGGAGCCGACTATGTCCGGTTGATCCGGCACTGCCTGAATGTGAAGGGGTCGCCGGACACCTGTGCCGATATCGCGCGCATGCTCGACGCGGTGGGGCAGTCGCTGCAACGCGTGCGGGGCGCCCTGCCCCCGGAATCGCCGATGGCGGCGGAATTGCGCCGCCTCCAGCAAGGCGAATTGGAGCAGGCCGTGCGTTATCTCGCCGGCCGTCGGGCTTCGCTGGGGAATTGCGCGGTGTGGATCGCTGGGAAACAACTGGGAGCTGCGACCCATGCGATTGTCATACCCGACCAACCCACGCCCTCCGAGGAGCGCGCCGCCCGGGAACTTCGCAATTATCTCGAGCAAATGACCGGCCAGGATCTTCCAATCCTCCGCGACGCCGAGGCCGATCCGGCAAGCCGCTCGCTGCTGGTGGTCGGGCGAAGCAACCTGCTGCCCAAGCTCGGTGTGACGGTGGATTGGGAAAAACTGGGCCCGGACGGGATCGCCCTGAACAGTGCCGGCACGCATCTCGTGCTGGCCGGCGGCCAACGGGGGGCGCTGTATGCCGTTTACACCTTCCTGGAGGACCAACTTGGCTGCCATTGGTATACACCGGACTGCACGGTCGTTCCGGCCAGCGGTGAGCGGCGGGTGGATAAACTCGCGCTGACTTATGTGCCCACCTTCGAACTCCGCGACCAATCTTCTTTCCTGGCCATGATGAGTCCCGATTGGTCTGTCCGAAACAAATATCTCGGCGATTCGCCCATGTATAACGATGCGCGCGGCGGCACCTTCAGGTTCTTCCCCAGCATGGGCCACACCTTCTACAAGGCGGTGCCGCCGGAAAAGTATTTCAAGGAACATCCGGAGTATTTCTCGATGATCAAAGGCAAGCGACAGGCCGGCAGAAACGCCCAGCTCTGCCTCTCCAACCCGGAGGTCGAGAACATCATGGTGAATTACTTGGAGGAAAATCTCCGGTTGTATCCATGGTATAAGATCGTCTCGGTGGCGCAGGAGGACTGGGGAGGTTATTGCGAGTGCCCGCAGTGCGCGGCGGTGGATGCCGAAGAGGGCGGTCCGTCCGGCTCGATCATCCGTTTTGTCAACCGGGTGGCCGAGCGCATCGAAAAGACGCACCCCGATGTGCTGGTCCATACATTCGCCTATCAATACTCCCGCAATGTGCCGCGCCTCGCCAGGCCGCGAAGCAATGTGGCGATCCAGTTGTGCTCGATCGAGTGCAACCAAGGGCGGCCGCTTGGCGATCCCGCCGACAAGTTGAACGCGCCCTTCGCCAAGGATCTGGAGGAATGGGCGAAGGTCTCGAAGCATCTGTATATCTGGGACTATGCCGCGGATTTCATGCACCAGTGGCTCCAGCCGAACCTGTGGAGCAGCAAGCCGAATCTCGAGCTGTTCGCGGCACACAACGTGCGCGGGGTGCGCGTGCAGCAGCAATACATGACAACCCATGAGCTGCAGGAGGAACGGACTTGGCTGCTCGCCAAGTTGATCTGGAATCCCGCCGCGGACGACAAGGCGTTGCTCGATGAGTTCCTCAAGGCGTATTACGGACCGGCTGCAGGGCCGCTCGCCCGCTACTACCAGCAGTCACACGACTATGTTCAGCAAAAGAACATCACCCTCGGCAGCGGGTTCAACCGCCAGAAAAACGCCTTCCCGCTGGATGAGATCATGAAATACGAAGCCTTGTTCGCGGAGGCCACGGCCGCCGCCAAGGGCGATGCCACCATCCTCCGCCGCGTGGAGAAGGCCCGCCTGCCGGTGCTGGCAGCCCGGATCCCGCTCGAAAAAGAGATGGCCACCAAGGCCGAGCTTCTCGATTGGTATGAGCGCGTCGCCAAGCGCGAAGGCATGACCCAGTGCAAGGAGAAATCCGACGGCCCTTCTCTTGGCGCATGGTTGGCCGATCAACGGGGGAATGCGGGGAACATGCAATCGAAGGAGTCCCAAAACGAAGCGGCGGCACCATGA
- a CDS encoding MFS transporter: MKHPKQFSVGTLVYSPAGLAWLFTWLLWGDFCFTMMETVVPSILPLRMRELNAPNWILGLVMTTIPSILNVLLNPIISTASDRHRGRFGRRIPFMLFTVPFVSIALCVMAFSTELGGWMHGLIGQTTGWSAAAVTVGVIAVAMGLFRFSDMFVNTTFWYFFNDVVPQQVMARFLGLFRVVGAGAGALYSYFVYQYALTHLRLIFLCVAGLYLVGFTLMCLMVKEGEYPPPDKLVEGRSNVFLMMRNYARECLQHRIYGYFFLHNMFWNLAAACAIFNVFLNLSLGLTLKQLGTITAGVAVTNMLLAYPAGAFADRHHPLRVMLWIKTGLLLIAPLNFIWLFTHFTPQVNFKVLIALQAVNLPLTMIYQAVLLPMTMRVLPRERFGQFCSFNAICGAAAAALGGVVAGGYIDMMRKVFPDATCGKDFCYRMIPAWNLPFLGLGLIFLVLLYRTWKQLGGDTHYVPPGSDA; the protein is encoded by the coding sequence ATGAAGCACCCCAAACAGTTCAGCGTCGGCACCCTGGTCTATTCACCGGCGGGCCTGGCCTGGCTCTTCACGTGGCTGCTGTGGGGCGATTTCTGCTTCACGATGATGGAGACGGTGGTGCCGAGTATCCTCCCCCTGCGGATGCGCGAGCTCAACGCCCCCAACTGGATCCTGGGTCTGGTGATGACGACCATCCCGAGCATCCTCAACGTGCTGCTGAACCCGATCATCAGCACGGCGAGCGACCGGCACCGGGGACGCTTCGGGCGGCGGATCCCGTTCATGCTCTTCACGGTGCCCTTCGTCTCGATCGCGCTCTGCGTGATGGCTTTTTCCACGGAACTGGGCGGATGGATGCACGGGCTGATCGGCCAGACGACCGGTTGGAGCGCGGCGGCGGTCACCGTGGGGGTCATCGCCGTGGCGATGGGACTCTTCAGGTTCAGCGACATGTTCGTCAACACGACCTTCTGGTACTTCTTCAACGACGTGGTGCCCCAGCAGGTCATGGCCCGGTTCCTCGGCCTCTTCCGGGTGGTCGGCGCGGGTGCCGGCGCGCTCTACAGCTACTTTGTCTACCAGTATGCCCTGACCCATCTGCGCCTGATCTTCCTCTGCGTGGCCGGTCTTTACCTTGTCGGCTTCACCCTGATGTGTCTCATGGTGAAGGAAGGGGAGTACCCGCCCCCCGACAAGCTGGTGGAAGGGCGGAGCAATGTTTTCCTGATGATGCGGAACTATGCACGGGAATGCCTGCAGCACCGGATCTACGGCTACTTTTTCCTGCACAACATGTTCTGGAACCTCGCGGCGGCCTGCGCCATTTTCAATGTCTTCCTCAACCTCTCGCTCGGACTGACGCTCAAGCAGCTGGGAACAATCACCGCCGGGGTGGCCGTGACCAACATGCTCCTCGCTTATCCGGCCGGGGCGTTCGCGGACAGGCACCACCCGCTCAGGGTGATGCTCTGGATCAAAACCGGCCTGCTGCTCATCGCGCCGTTGAATTTCATCTGGCTCTTCACCCACTTCACCCCGCAGGTCAATTTCAAGGTCCTGATTGCCCTCCAAGCGGTGAATCTGCCGCTGACCATGATCTATCAGGCCGTCTTGCTGCCCATGACCATGCGAGTCCTGCCGCGGGAACGCTTCGGGCAGTTCTGCTCGTTCAACGCGATCTGCGGGGCGGCCGCCGCCGCGCTGGGCGGCGTCGTGGCCGGCGGCTACATCGACATGATGCGCAAGGTCTTCCCGGACGCGACCTGTGGCAAGGATTTCTGCTACCGCATGATCCCGGCGTGGAACCTTCCGTTCCTGGGGCTGGGATTGATTTTCCTCGTGCTGCTCTACCGCACCTGGAAACAACTCGGCGGCGACACCCATTATGTCCCGCCCGGCTCGGACGCTTGA
- a CDS encoding SGNH/GDSL hydrolase family protein produces MIPNNSTILFQGDSITDCDRSRDAAGIANDRAGLAQGYAGIAAFELLETRPADGLRIFNRGISGNRIVDLDVRIKNDIIHLKPDVLSILIGVNDTWHGKGSDNGVSVPKYERVYRALLDEVREALPSVKFVLCEPFVLRCGVVRDDWVGEIDQRRAVVAKLAKEFGAVLVPFQSMFDEAVKQAPPEHWAADGVHPSYEGHRLMAKCWLEKTAGV; encoded by the coding sequence ATGATTCCGAACAACAGCACCATCCTCTTCCAAGGCGATTCCATCACGGATTGCGACCGCAGTCGCGATGCCGCCGGCATTGCCAATGATCGCGCCGGACTCGCGCAGGGATACGCCGGGATTGCGGCCTTCGAACTCCTGGAGACAAGGCCTGCCGATGGCCTTCGCATTTTCAATCGAGGTATCAGCGGCAATCGCATCGTGGACCTCGATGTCCGGATCAAGAACGACATCATTCATCTCAAGCCCGATGTGCTCAGCATCCTCATCGGCGTCAATGACACCTGGCACGGCAAGGGCAGCGACAACGGCGTGTCGGTTCCGAAGTATGAGCGTGTCTATCGTGCCTTGCTCGACGAGGTGCGAGAGGCACTGCCATCAGTGAAGTTCGTGCTCTGCGAACCGTTCGTCTTGCGCTGCGGCGTGGTCCGCGACGATTGGGTCGGGGAGATCGATCAGCGCCGAGCGGTGGTTGCAAAACTTGCCAAGGAATTCGGCGCGGTGCTGGTGCCTTTCCAGTCGATGTTCGACGAGGCTGTGAAGCAGGCACCACCGGAGCACTGGGCCGCCGACGGCGTGCATCCCTCCTACGAAGGGCACCGGTTGATGGCCAAGTGCTGGCTCGAAAAAACCGCGGGGGTTTAA
- a CDS encoding FAD-dependent oxidoreductase — protein MKTEHTTEHYSKNLPVLGHYDVIVCGGGPSGIPAALAARRAGASVLLIEQTGQLGGVGTSAGVSHLLGGRTADNRRDCVRGIFKEITEELIRRGSAVDPKTIPEEKYTPYGQSTGLAAGVPFDPIAMVALLDEKMAEAGVDVLYFTGLVDVIVSEQAVSHVIVFNKSGLHAFAAKAVVDATGDGDVAARSGCEMVKGRPEDGLMTPATLMFHVDRVDQDKLNAEIYAKDSPRLKELIQSLRERGEWPYSYDIFISIQMHEKGTLMINTTRICDVDGTDGRSVSRGMMQGRREVTGLFALMRKYFPGFADARIKSVAPVLGIRETRRIVGDYVYSVEDLVDARDFEDTIGFSGYWWDLPDPKKPSHQPMHDKKVGMKRLYTPIPYRVMVPRPIRNVICPGRAISVERDVLGPLREQAPCYAMGHAAGLAAARVAQEECAFRDVDTARLRITLQAQEALVDWDE, from the coding sequence ATGAAAACCGAACATACAACCGAACATTATTCCAAAAATCTTCCGGTCTTGGGTCATTACGATGTGATTGTCTGCGGCGGAGGACCGAGTGGCATCCCGGCCGCGCTTGCGGCCCGACGGGCCGGCGCCAGCGTGTTGCTGATCGAGCAGACCGGACAACTCGGCGGTGTCGGAACCTCCGCCGGGGTCTCGCATCTGCTCGGTGGTCGCACGGCCGACAACCGCAGGGACTGCGTGCGGGGAATCTTCAAGGAGATCACGGAGGAACTCATCCGCCGCGGCTCCGCGGTGGATCCGAAAACCATCCCGGAAGAAAAATACACGCCTTACGGCCAGTCTACGGGACTTGCTGCCGGCGTGCCGTTCGACCCCATCGCCATGGTGGCCCTGCTCGACGAGAAGATGGCCGAAGCCGGTGTGGATGTGCTCTATTTCACGGGCCTCGTGGATGTCATCGTCAGTGAACAGGCGGTGAGCCATGTGATCGTCTTCAACAAGTCCGGCCTGCATGCCTTTGCCGCGAAGGCGGTGGTCGATGCGACTGGTGACGGTGATGTGGCCGCGCGCAGCGGTTGCGAGATGGTAAAGGGGCGCCCGGAGGACGGGCTCATGACGCCGGCGACGCTGATGTTTCATGTGGACCGGGTGGATCAGGACAAGCTCAACGCCGAGATCTACGCCAAGGATTCCCCCCGCCTGAAGGAACTCATCCAGTCGCTGCGTGAACGGGGTGAATGGCCGTATTCCTACGATATTTTCATCAGCATCCAGATGCACGAAAAGGGAACGCTCATGATCAACACCACCCGCATTTGTGATGTGGATGGCACCGACGGGCGCTCGGTTTCGCGAGGCATGATGCAGGGTCGCCGCGAAGTGACGGGACTGTTTGCGCTGATGCGGAAGTATTTCCCCGGCTTCGCCGACGCCCGCATCAAAAGCGTGGCGCCGGTGTTGGGCATCCGGGAGACACGGCGAATCGTGGGCGATTATGTTTACTCGGTCGAGGATCTCGTGGACGCCAGGGATTTCGAGGACACCATCGGATTCAGCGGCTATTGGTGGGACTTGCCGGACCCGAAAAAGCCGAGCCATCAGCCGATGCACGATAAAAAGGTGGGCATGAAGCGCCTCTACACGCCGATTCCCTACCGGGTGATGGTGCCGCGCCCGATTCGCAATGTCATTTGTCCCGGCCGTGCCATCAGCGTCGAGAGGGATGTGTTGGGGCCGCTCCGCGAGCAGGCGCCCTGCTACGCCATGGGCCACGCGGCGGGACTTGCCGCGGCGAGGGTTGCTCAAGAGGAATGCGCTTTTCGCGATGTGGACACTGCGCGTCTCAGGATTACACTCCAGGCTCAGGAGGCTCTTGTGGATTGGGATGAATAG